A genomic segment from Alistipes senegalensis JC50 encodes:
- the typA gene encoding translational GTPase TypA — MQKLRNIAIIAHVDHGKTTLVDKMILAGHILRDNAKPAGELILDNNDLERERGITILSKNVSVIYKDYKINIIDTPGHADFGGEVERVLNMCDGVLLLVDAFEGTMPQTRFVLQKALALGKKPIVVINKVDKPNCRPEVVNEQVFDLMFSLDATEEQLDYKTIYGSAKQGWMSHKWNEPTDSIVPLLDAIIDEIPEPAIVEGTPQMLVTSLEYSSYTGRIAVGKVTRGSLKSGQMVTLAKRDGVTMQKTRIKELMVFEGLGKKKVEEVPCGEICAIMGIEGFEIGDTVCDYENPEPLPPIAIDEPTMSMLFTINNSPFFGKDGKYVTSRHIKERLDRELEKNLALRVTPGPSADSFNVFGRGVLHLSVLIETMRREGYELQVGQPHVIVKEIGGKKCEPIEEMTVDCPEEYSGTVIDLATRRKGTLTNMSSDGERTRLEFDIPSRGIIGLRSNMLTATAGEAIMTHRLKGFEPWVGEIEMRTNGSIISGETGTAYAYSIDKLQDRGRFFINPMDQVYEGQVIGEHTRQNDITVNVTKSKQLTNMRASGSDEKTSIAPPKVFTLEEALEYIQGDEYVEVTPHAMRLRKILLNENDRKRAAK, encoded by the coding sequence ATGCAAAAACTGCGCAATATTGCGATTATTGCCCACGTCGATCACGGCAAAACCACACTCGTGGACAAGATGATTCTGGCAGGACACATCCTGCGGGACAACGCCAAGCCGGCCGGCGAACTCATACTGGACAACAACGACCTGGAACGCGAACGCGGCATCACGATCCTCTCGAAGAACGTTTCGGTCATCTACAAGGACTATAAGATCAACATCATCGACACCCCGGGCCACGCCGACTTCGGCGGCGAGGTCGAGCGCGTGCTGAACATGTGCGACGGCGTGCTGCTGCTGGTCGATGCTTTCGAGGGCACGATGCCCCAGACGCGCTTCGTGCTGCAAAAGGCCCTCGCGCTGGGCAAGAAGCCCATCGTCGTGATCAACAAGGTGGACAAGCCCAACTGCCGCCCCGAGGTGGTCAACGAACAGGTCTTCGACCTGATGTTCTCGCTCGACGCCACCGAGGAGCAGCTCGACTACAAGACCATCTACGGCTCGGCCAAGCAGGGCTGGATGTCGCACAAGTGGAACGAACCGACCGACTCGATCGTGCCGCTGCTGGACGCCATCATCGACGAGATTCCCGAACCGGCCATCGTCGAGGGCACGCCGCAGATGCTCGTCACCTCGCTCGAATACTCCTCCTACACGGGGCGTATCGCCGTGGGCAAGGTCACGCGCGGATCGCTCAAATCGGGCCAGATGGTCACCCTCGCCAAGCGCGACGGCGTGACGATGCAAAAGACCCGGATCAAGGAGCTGATGGTCTTCGAGGGCCTCGGCAAGAAGAAGGTCGAGGAGGTCCCCTGCGGAGAGATCTGCGCCATCATGGGCATCGAGGGATTCGAGATCGGCGACACGGTCTGCGACTACGAGAATCCCGAACCGCTGCCCCCCATCGCCATCGACGAACCCACGATGTCGATGCTCTTCACGATCAACAACTCGCCCTTCTTCGGCAAGGACGGCAAATACGTCACCTCGCGTCACATCAAGGAGCGCCTCGACCGCGAACTGGAGAAGAATCTCGCCCTGCGCGTGACCCCGGGCCCCTCGGCCGACTCGTTCAACGTCTTCGGCCGCGGCGTGCTGCACCTCTCGGTGCTGATCGAGACCATGCGCCGCGAAGGCTACGAATTGCAGGTGGGCCAGCCCCACGTCATCGTCAAGGAGATCGGCGGCAAGAAATGCGAGCCGATCGAGGAGATGACCGTCGATTGCCCCGAGGAATATTCGGGCACGGTGATCGACCTCGCCACGCGCCGCAAAGGCACGCTGACCAACATGTCCTCGGACGGCGAACGCACGCGCCTGGAATTCGACATCCCCTCGCGCGGCATCATCGGCCTGCGCTCGAACATGCTGACCGCCACGGCCGGCGAAGCCATCATGACCCACCGTCTGAAAGGATTCGAACCGTGGGTCGGCGAGATCGAAATGCGCACCAACGGCTCGATCATCTCGGGCGAGACCGGCACGGCCTACGCCTATTCGATCGACAAATTGCAGGACCGCGGCCGCTTCTTCATCAACCCGATGGATCAGGTCTACGAAGGACAGGTCATCGGCGAGCACACGCGCCAGAACGACATCACGGTCAACGTCACCAAGTCCAAGCAGCTCACCAACATGCGCGCTTCGGGTTCCGACGAAAAGACCTCGATCGCCCCGCCGAAGGTCTTCACGTTGGAGGAGGCCCTCGAATACATCCAGGGCGACGAATACGTCGAGGTCACGCCCCACGCCATGCGTCTGCGGAAGATCCTGCTGAACGAAAACGACCGCAAACGCGCGGCGAAATAA
- a CDS encoding DUF4377 domain-containing protein yields the protein MKKLRFLLLLLPLALGSCDDDESRVEIWTVASEKGVAGIFMRFGHVPAYIVKKGPNAGWEISTAHIEGFTFEKGYQTEMLVRIDPIPDPPADGPGYRYTMEKPISRTPMQSDVDPLQFSPEFEVTIASRRADDRMAAYWFKDMRYTDPQWEPFPWEIEGFDFEPGFEARIRIQPVAEYDDAKGDYEVKYRLTKLISSEEKVSEGIPDK from the coding sequence ATGAAAAAACTTCGCTTCCTGCTGCTCCTGCTGCCGCTCGCGCTCGGCAGCTGCGACGACGACGAATCGCGCGTCGAAATCTGGACCGTGGCTTCCGAAAAGGGCGTCGCCGGCATCTTCATGCGCTTCGGCCACGTCCCCGCCTACATCGTCAAGAAAGGCCCGAACGCCGGGTGGGAAATATCCACGGCACACATCGAGGGCTTCACGTTCGAAAAAGGGTATCAGACCGAGATGCTCGTCCGCATCGACCCCATCCCCGATCCCCCGGCCGACGGCCCCGGATACCGCTACACGATGGAAAAGCCGATCTCGCGCACGCCGATGCAGTCGGATGTCGATCCGCTGCAATTCAGTCCGGAGTTCGAGGTCACCATCGCCTCCCGGCGCGCCGACGACCGGATGGCGGCCTATTGGTTCAAGGACATGCGCTACACCGACCCGCAGTGGGAGCCGTTCCCGTGGGAGATCGAGGGCTTCGATTTCGAACCGGGCTTCGAGGCCCGTATCCGGATACAGCCCGTCGCCGAATACGACGACGCGAAGGGCGACTACGAGGTGAAATACCGCCTGACGAAGCTGATTTCGAGCGAGGAAAAGGTTTCCGAAGGAATACCGGATAAATGA
- a CDS encoding glycoside hydrolase family 3 N-terminal domain-containing protein, translated as MKKTAVAILLFAAAVSATTAEARKTTPETIYRKGWIDFNKNGRMDPYEDPSRSLDERVEDLLGRMTLEEKSCQLATLYGYGRVLRDSLPTAEWKNEVWKDGIANIDEMLNGVGKSLRTTPHLVSDYTGHVEAKNTIQRWFVEQTRLGIPAEFTNEGIHGLNHSRATPLPAPIAIGSTWNRALVRRAGEIAGLEARVLGYRNVYAPILDVARDPRWGRVVECYGEDPFLIAELGVEMVRGIQSQGVASTLKHYAAYSVPKGGRDGNCRTDPHIAPRELHQMYLYPFRRVIREARPMGVMSSYNDWDGVPVTASRYFLTDLLRHEYGFDGYVVSDSEAVEYVHTKHAVAETYEEAVRQVLEAGLNVRTNFSPPARFILPVRKLVEEGRLSMEVVDQRVREVLRVKFRLGLFDDPYNDPEEAVAQAGADKHADFVLDIQRQSLVLLKNEDKILPLDKKKTARVLVAGPLADEDNFMISRYGPNDLPTVTVLDGIRNYLGAAAEVRYAKGCDVVDAGFPDSELAPGPLTAAERAGIDEAVKQAAGCDVIVAVLGEDDKRVGESHSRTSLELPGRQQQLLEALHATGVPVVLVLVNGQPLTVNWAAQNVPAILESWFPSVQGGTAIAETLFGDYNPGGKLTITFPRSTGQIELNFPYKKGSHGAQPRKGPNGGGVTRVLGSIYPFGYGLSYTTFAYGNLRITPEPSHTQGSFRVTCDVTNTGDRRGDEVVQLYVSDKFSSVVTYESVLRGFERVTLEPGETKSVSFEITPSHLELLDSNMNRTVEPGEFEIRIGASSEDIRLRKTIRLS; from the coding sequence ATGAAGAAAACCGCTGTTGCAATCCTGCTGTTCGCAGCCGCCGTCTCCGCGACGACCGCCGAGGCACGGAAGACGACACCCGAGACGATCTACCGCAAAGGCTGGATCGACTTCAACAAAAACGGCCGCATGGACCCCTACGAGGACCCCTCGCGCAGCCTCGACGAACGGGTCGAGGACCTGCTCGGCCGCATGACCCTCGAAGAGAAGAGCTGCCAGCTGGCCACGCTCTACGGCTACGGCCGCGTGCTGCGCGACTCGCTGCCCACCGCGGAGTGGAAGAACGAGGTCTGGAAGGACGGCATCGCCAACATCGACGAGATGCTCAACGGCGTGGGCAAGAGCCTGCGCACGACGCCGCATCTGGTCTCCGACTACACGGGCCACGTCGAGGCGAAGAACACGATCCAGCGCTGGTTCGTCGAGCAGACCCGGCTGGGCATCCCCGCGGAGTTCACCAACGAGGGCATCCACGGACTGAACCACAGCCGCGCCACGCCGCTCCCGGCGCCCATCGCCATCGGATCGACCTGGAACCGGGCGCTGGTGCGCCGTGCGGGCGAGATCGCCGGACTCGAAGCCCGGGTCCTGGGTTACCGGAACGTCTACGCCCCGATCCTCGACGTGGCGCGCGATCCCCGCTGGGGCCGCGTCGTGGAGTGCTACGGCGAAGACCCGTTCCTGATCGCCGAACTGGGCGTCGAGATGGTCCGCGGCATCCAGTCGCAGGGCGTCGCCTCGACGCTCAAACACTATGCGGCTTACAGCGTCCCGAAGGGCGGCCGCGACGGCAACTGCCGCACCGATCCCCACATCGCCCCGCGCGAACTCCACCAGATGTACCTCTATCCGTTCCGCCGCGTGATCCGCGAAGCCCGGCCGATGGGCGTCATGAGCAGCTACAACGACTGGGACGGCGTTCCGGTGACCGCCAGCCGCTATTTCCTCACCGACCTGCTGCGCCACGAATACGGCTTCGACGGCTACGTGGTCAGCGACAGCGAGGCCGTGGAGTACGTCCACACCAAGCACGCCGTGGCGGAAACCTACGAGGAGGCCGTGCGTCAGGTGCTCGAAGCGGGTCTGAACGTGCGCACGAACTTCTCGCCCCCGGCGCGGTTCATCCTCCCGGTGCGGAAACTCGTCGAAGAGGGACGCCTCTCGATGGAGGTCGTGGACCAGCGCGTGCGCGAGGTCCTGCGGGTCAAATTCCGTCTCGGGCTCTTCGACGATCCCTATAACGACCCCGAAGAGGCCGTCGCCCAAGCCGGTGCCGACAAACACGCGGATTTCGTGCTCGACATCCAGCGCCAGTCGCTCGTGCTGCTGAAAAACGAGGACAAAATCCTGCCCCTCGACAAGAAAAAGACCGCCCGCGTGCTGGTCGCCGGACCGCTGGCCGACGAGGACAACTTCATGATCAGCCGCTACGGCCCCAACGACCTTCCGACGGTGACCGTCCTCGACGGCATCCGCAACTACCTGGGCGCCGCCGCCGAGGTGCGCTACGCCAAGGGCTGCGATGTCGTGGACGCCGGATTCCCCGATTCGGAGCTTGCCCCGGGACCCCTCACGGCCGCCGAGCGGGCCGGCATCGACGAAGCGGTGAAGCAGGCCGCGGGCTGCGACGTGATCGTCGCCGTGCTGGGCGAGGACGACAAACGTGTGGGCGAGAGCCATTCGCGCACTTCGCTCGAACTCCCCGGACGCCAGCAGCAACTGCTCGAAGCGCTCCACGCCACGGGCGTCCCCGTGGTGCTGGTGCTCGTCAACGGCCAGCCGCTGACCGTCAACTGGGCGGCGCAAAACGTCCCGGCCATCCTCGAAAGCTGGTTCCCGAGCGTGCAGGGCGGCACGGCCATCGCCGAAACCCTCTTCGGCGACTACAACCCGGGCGGCAAACTCACGATCACCTTCCCGCGGAGCACCGGACAGATCGAGCTGAACTTCCCCTACAAGAAGGGTTCCCACGGCGCACAGCCCCGCAAGGGCCCCAACGGCGGCGGCGTGACCCGCGTGCTGGGGTCGATCTACCCCTTCGGCTACGGGCTGAGCTACACGACGTTCGCCTACGGGAACCTCCGGATCACCCCCGAACCATCGCACACGCAGGGTTCGTTCCGCGTAACCTGCGACGTGACCAACACGGGCGACCGCCGCGGCGACGAGGTCGTGCAGCTCTACGTCAGCGACAAGTTCTCGAGCGTGGTGACCTACGAATCGGTCCTGCGGGGCTTCGAGCGCGTGACGCTCGAACCGGGCGAGACGAAGAGCGTCAGCTTCGAGATCACGCCCTCGCATCTGGAACTGCTCGACAGCAACATGAACCGGACCGTCGAGCCGGGCGAATTCGAAATCCGCATCGGCGCTTCGAGCGAGGACATCCGGCTGAGAAAGACCATCCGGCTGAGCTGA
- a CDS encoding transcriptional regulator: protein MREKQNNWQRIEAVIKWANMSTNYFARHIGLARGENLYQIKRGNNGISLDVADRIVAKFPQVDKLWLLTGEGQMFADARTRGPQIPFYDVDVEHGLKHLEHLEPESNLILSPVGACDLAMCYTGRAMGALVPPGTVVLLKAVDRDAIIPGGEYAIVSRKIVTLRIVRAADEEDKVRLVAGDRENYDDILLNVSDIVAVYKVKGKLIINS from the coding sequence ATGCGGGAAAAGCAGAATAATTGGCAAAGAATCGAGGCTGTGATCAAATGGGCCAACATGTCAACGAACTATTTCGCGCGGCATATCGGTCTTGCGCGAGGGGAAAATCTTTACCAGATCAAACGGGGCAACAACGGCATTTCGCTCGATGTGGCCGACAGGATCGTTGCTAAATTTCCTCAGGTGGACAAGCTGTGGCTGCTGACGGGCGAGGGGCAGATGTTCGCCGACGCGCGGACGCGCGGCCCCCAGATCCCTTTTTACGACGTGGATGTCGAACACGGGCTGAAACATCTCGAACACCTGGAGCCCGAAAGCAATCTGATTCTCTCCCCGGTGGGGGCGTGCGACCTGGCGATGTGCTATACGGGCCGCGCGATGGGGGCGCTCGTGCCGCCCGGGACGGTGGTGCTGCTGAAGGCCGTGGACCGCGATGCGATTATTCCGGGGGGAGAATATGCGATTGTCTCCCGAAAAATTGTAACTTTGCGGATAGTTCGGGCCGCCGACGAGGAGGACAAAGTCCGCCTGGTGGCCGGAGACCGTGAGAATTACGACGACATTCTGTTGAACGTCAGCGATATAGTCGCGGTCTACAAGGTAAAGGGAAAATTGATCATAAACAGTTGA
- the ruvB gene encoding Holliday junction branch migration DNA helicase RuvB codes for MSIVRNTESDLEFENKIRPQELENFSGQDKIVENLRIFIKAALMRGDSLDHVLLHGPPGLGKTTLANIIANEMGAQLRLTSGPVLDKPGDLAGLLTNLNPGDVLFIDEIHRLSPIVEEYLYSAMEDYKIDIVLDKGPSARSIQIELAPFTLIGATTRSGLLTSPLRARFGITCHLEYYDAPVLAGIVKRSARILDVSIDDDAAHEVALRSRGTPRIANALLRRVRDFAMVKGEGHIDLEITRIALAALNIDSRGLDQMDNKILGAIIEKFNGGPVGLNTVATAVGEEAGTIEEVYEPFLIKEGFLKRTPRGREATPLAYEHLGLTHPRDGEASLF; via the coding sequence ATGTCTATCGTACGCAACACCGAAAGCGATCTCGAATTCGAAAACAAGATCCGCCCGCAGGAGCTCGAAAACTTCTCCGGCCAGGACAAGATCGTCGAAAATCTCCGCATCTTCATCAAGGCGGCGCTCATGCGCGGCGACTCGCTCGACCACGTGTTGCTGCACGGCCCCCCGGGACTGGGCAAGACCACCCTTGCGAACATCATCGCCAACGAGATGGGGGCGCAGCTGCGGCTCACGTCGGGTCCCGTGCTGGACAAGCCGGGCGACCTGGCGGGCCTGCTGACGAACCTCAACCCGGGCGACGTGCTCTTCATCGACGAGATACACCGCCTCAGCCCGATCGTCGAGGAGTACCTCTACTCGGCGATGGAGGACTACAAGATCGACATCGTGCTGGACAAAGGCCCCTCGGCGCGTTCGATCCAGATCGAACTGGCACCCTTCACGCTGATCGGCGCCACGACGCGCAGCGGCCTGCTGACCTCGCCCCTGAGGGCGCGCTTCGGCATCACCTGCCACCTGGAATACTACGACGCCCCGGTGCTGGCCGGAATCGTGAAGCGTTCGGCCCGCATCCTCGACGTTTCGATCGACGACGATGCGGCGCACGAAGTGGCCCTGCGTTCACGCGGCACGCCGCGTATCGCCAACGCCCTGCTGCGGCGCGTCCGGGACTTCGCCATGGTCAAGGGCGAGGGGCATATCGACCTCGAAATCACGCGCATCGCCCTCGCGGCGCTGAACATCGACTCGCGGGGTCTGGACCAGATGGACAACAAGATACTGGGGGCCATCATCGAGAAATTCAACGGCGGTCCCGTGGGTCTCAACACCGTGGCCACGGCCGTGGGCGAAGAGGCCGGGACGATCGAGGAGGTCTACGAACCGTTCCTGATCAAGGAGGGTTTCCTCAAACGCACACCCCGCGGCCGCGAAGCGACGCCGCTGGCCTACGAGCACCTCGGATTGACCCATCCGCGCGACGGAGAGGCATCGCTTTTCTGA
- a CDS encoding riboflavin synthase, whose translation MFSGIVERTAEVVAIRTDRQNKDFTLRADFCKELKIDQSIAHNGVCLTVVDITEDTYTVTAMKETLDRSNLGLLREGDLVNLERSMKPDALLDGHIVQGHVDQTAVCTAKEDADGSWYFTFEYEPQGGGLCTVEKGSVTVNGVSLTVCDSKESSFRVAIIPYTFEHTNFCRIGVGSVVNLEFDIVGKYIARLMKNYVK comes from the coding sequence ATGTTTTCAGGCATCGTGGAGCGCACGGCGGAAGTCGTGGCGATCCGGACGGACCGTCAGAACAAGGATTTTACCCTGCGTGCGGATTTCTGCAAGGAGTTGAAAATCGACCAGAGCATAGCACATAACGGCGTATGTTTGACAGTTGTGGACATCACGGAGGACACCTACACCGTGACGGCCATGAAGGAGACGCTCGACAGGAGCAATCTCGGGCTGCTGCGCGAGGGCGACTTGGTCAACCTCGAACGCTCGATGAAGCCCGACGCCCTGCTGGACGGCCACATCGTGCAGGGGCATGTCGATCAGACGGCCGTCTGCACGGCCAAGGAGGACGCCGACGGCAGCTGGTATTTCACCTTCGAGTACGAGCCGCAGGGCGGGGGGCTGTGCACGGTCGAGAAGGGCTCGGTGACGGTGAACGGCGTGAGCCTCACGGTCTGCGACTCGAAAGAGTCGTCGTTCCGCGTGGCGATCATTCCCTACACCTTCGAGCATACGAATTTCTGCCGGATCGGTGTGGGGTCGGTGGTGAATCTCGAATTCGACATCGTGGGCAAGTACATCGCCCGGCTGATGAAAAACTACGTGAAGTAA
- a CDS encoding YbaN family protein codes for MKILFAILGCIAFALGIVGIFLPLLPTTPFLLLAAALWVRSSPRLYAWLLSHRCFGEYIRNFRENRAIPLRAKIFSIVLMWAAMLYCIFGILDGRRWAQLALLAVAVGVTWHILSFATLRK; via the coding sequence GTGAAAATCCTGTTCGCCATACTGGGCTGCATCGCTTTCGCGCTGGGCATCGTCGGCATCTTCCTGCCGTTGCTGCCCACCACGCCGTTTCTGCTGCTGGCGGCGGCCCTTTGGGTCCGCTCGTCGCCGCGGCTCTATGCGTGGCTCCTGTCGCACCGCTGTTTCGGCGAATACATCCGCAACTTCCGCGAAAACCGCGCCATACCCCTGCGTGCCAAAATCTTTTCCATCGTCCTGATGTGGGCGGCGATGCTTTACTGCATCTTCGGAATACTGGACGGGCGGCGGTGGGCGCAGCTGGCTCTGCTGGCCGTGGCCGTCGGCGTCACGTGGCACATCCTCTCGTTCGCAACGCTGCGCAAGTGA
- a CDS encoding RNA polymerase sigma factor, giving the protein MEEQILAEGCRKGDDTARRELYDRYAGRLLAICMRYSGDRATAEDLLHDAFLKIYGAFDRFTYRGPGSLRAWIERITVNVALEWIRSRNRLGSVALDEGKAAAEVAEPDASEMARVPREVLMRFVSELPEGYRTVFNLYCIEEYSHREIARMLGINEKSSSSQLFRARTMLARKLRDYLDTH; this is encoded by the coding sequence ATGGAGGAACAGATACTGGCCGAAGGGTGCAGAAAGGGGGACGATACAGCCCGCAGGGAGCTGTACGACCGCTATGCAGGCCGTTTGCTGGCGATCTGCATGCGCTACTCCGGAGACCGGGCCACGGCCGAAGACCTGCTTCACGACGCATTCCTGAAGATATACGGCGCCTTCGACCGGTTCACATACCGCGGACCCGGATCGCTCAGGGCCTGGATCGAGCGTATCACCGTGAACGTGGCGCTCGAATGGATACGCAGCCGCAACCGGCTGGGAAGCGTCGCCCTCGACGAGGGCAAGGCCGCGGCGGAGGTCGCCGAGCCCGACGCATCGGAGATGGCGAGGGTCCCGCGCGAGGTGCTGATGCGGTTCGTGAGCGAGCTGCCCGAAGGCTACCGGACGGTGTTCAACCTCTACTGCATCGAGGAGTATTCCCACCGGGAGATCGCCCGGATGCTGGGGATCAACGAGAAAAGCTCCTCTTCGCAGTTGTTCCGGGCCCGGACCATGCTGGCCCGCAAGCTCAGGGACTATTTGGATACGCATTAG
- the aroB gene encoding 3-dehydroquinate synthase — MEPLFNVRSRSGIYIGPVKDILSGVLPEGRVVVVSDATIDRLYHPLLEKYDTVLIGLGESVKTLQTVETIYRRFIELGVDRSTFVLAVGGGIVTDVAGFAASTYMRGLKFGFVSTTLLGQVDASVGGKNGVNVDGYKNMAGTFTQPQFVICDPGLLRTLPDREFRAGLAEVVKAAIIADADLFGRIENTTFEALRTDTDLLTDAVSAAIRVKADIVERDEHESGDRRKLNLGHTLAHAIEKCSNRMNHGEAVAVGTALIAGAAVKLGVLSEADRDRIVHVLMQLGFDLTPPVDVKRLLKEVGKDKKNEEGILRIVLPVGIGDCEVRPMKIDDFAALYV; from the coding sequence ATGGAACCTCTCTTCAACGTCCGCTCCCGGAGCGGGATTTACATCGGCCCCGTGAAAGACATTCTTTCGGGGGTGCTTCCCGAAGGGCGTGTGGTGGTGGTCTCGGACGCCACGATCGACCGTCTGTACCACCCGCTGCTCGAAAAATACGACACCGTATTGATCGGCCTGGGCGAGAGCGTCAAGACCTTGCAGACCGTCGAGACGATCTACCGCCGTTTCATCGAGCTGGGCGTGGACCGTTCGACCTTCGTGCTGGCCGTCGGGGGCGGGATCGTCACCGACGTGGCGGGGTTCGCCGCCTCGACCTACATGCGCGGACTGAAGTTCGGGTTCGTCTCGACGACGCTGCTGGGGCAGGTCGATGCTTCGGTCGGCGGCAAGAACGGCGTGAACGTCGATGGGTACAAGAACATGGCCGGGACCTTCACCCAGCCGCAGTTCGTGATCTGCGACCCCGGGCTGCTGCGGACACTTCCGGACCGGGAGTTCCGCGCGGGGCTGGCCGAGGTGGTCAAGGCCGCGATCATCGCCGACGCCGATCTGTTCGGACGCATCGAAAACACGACTTTCGAGGCGCTGCGCACCGATACGGACCTGCTGACCGACGCCGTTTCGGCGGCGATACGGGTCAAGGCCGACATCGTCGAACGGGACGAGCATGAGTCGGGAGACCGCCGCAAGCTCAACCTCGGGCATACGCTGGCCCACGCCATCGAGAAGTGCTCCAACCGCATGAACCACGGCGAGGCCGTGGCCGTCGGCACGGCGCTGATCGCCGGAGCCGCGGTGAAGCTGGGGGTGCTGAGCGAAGCCGACCGCGACCGGATCGTGCATGTGCTCATGCAGCTGGGCTTCGACCTGACGCCTCCGGTGGATGTGAAACGTCTGCTGAAGGAGGTCGGCAAGGACAAGAAGAACGAGGAGGGCATTTTGCGCATCGTCCTGCCGGTCGGGATCGGCGACTGCGAGGTGCGGCCGATGAAGATAGATGACTTCGCGGCGCTGTACGTCTGA
- a CDS encoding malic enzyme-like NAD(P)-binding protein, with the protein MSTKTQLDEAALRYHSEGRPGKIGIVPTKPYHTQYDLSLAYSPGVAAPSLAIADNPDDVYKYTGKGNLVAVISNGTAVLGLGNIGPLAAKPVMEGKSMLFKTYAGIDAFDIEVDTTDPEEFIRTVKAIAPTFGGINLEDIKAPECFEIERRLRDELDIPLMHDDQHGTAIISSAALLNGAKIAGKQLDRMRVVVNGAGAAAIACARLFIGLGIRKENVVLCDSQGVVTVYREDINPMKRELATTRRISTLAEAVQGADIFLGVSKADTLTPEMLRTMAENPIVMALANPDPEIAYDKAMASRPDIIFATGRSDYPNQVNNVLGFPYIFRGALDVRATKINEAMKLAAAHALAELTREPVPAQVARAYGVEKLEFGRDYLIPKPLDPRLLCTVAPAVARAAVDSCVARKPITDWEAYAESLRKRYQE; encoded by the coding sequence ATGAGCACAAAAACGCAACTCGACGAAGCGGCGCTGCGCTACCACAGCGAGGGCCGTCCCGGTAAGATCGGGATCGTCCCGACAAAACCCTACCACACGCAGTACGACCTGTCGCTGGCCTATTCGCCCGGAGTGGCGGCGCCCTCGCTGGCCATCGCCGACAACCCGGACGACGTATACAAGTACACCGGCAAGGGCAACCTCGTGGCCGTGATCTCGAACGGCACGGCCGTGCTCGGACTGGGCAACATCGGTCCGCTGGCCGCCAAACCCGTCATGGAGGGCAAGAGCATGCTCTTCAAGACCTACGCCGGAATCGACGCCTTCGACATCGAAGTCGATACGACCGACCCCGAGGAGTTCATCCGTACGGTGAAGGCCATCGCCCCCACCTTCGGAGGCATCAACCTCGAGGACATCAAGGCCCCGGAGTGCTTCGAAATCGAACGGCGGCTGCGCGACGAACTCGACATTCCGCTGATGCACGACGATCAGCACGGCACGGCGATCATCTCTTCGGCGGCGCTGCTCAACGGCGCGAAGATCGCGGGCAAGCAGCTCGACCGGATGCGCGTGGTGGTCAACGGCGCGGGAGCCGCCGCCATCGCCTGCGCACGGCTGTTCATCGGACTCGGCATCCGCAAGGAGAACGTGGTGCTCTGCGACAGCCAGGGCGTCGTCACGGTCTACCGCGAGGACATCAACCCCATGAAGCGCGAACTCGCCACCACGCGGCGCATCTCGACGCTGGCCGAAGCGGTGCAGGGCGCCGACATCTTCCTGGGCGTTTCGAAGGCCGACACGCTGACGCCCGAGATGCTGCGCACGATGGCCGAAAACCCGATCGTGATGGCCCTGGCCAACCCCGATCCCGAAATCGCCTACGACAAGGCGATGGCCTCGCGCCCCGACATCATCTTCGCCACGGGGCGTTCGGACTACCCGAACCAGGTCAACAACGTGCTGGGATTCCCCTACATCTTCCGCGGAGCCCTCGACGTGCGGGCCACGAAGATCAACGAGGCGATGAAGCTCGCCGCCGCGCACGCGCTGGCCGAGTTGACCCGCGAACCGGTTCCTGCCCAGGTCGCACGGGCCTACGGAGTCGAAAAACTCGAATTCGGACGCGATTACCTGATCCCCAAGCCGCTCGATCCGCGCCTGCTGTGCACCGTCGCCCCGGCCGTAGCCCGCGCCGCGGTGGATTCGTGCGTGGCCAGAAAACCCATCACGGACTGGGAAGCCTATGCGGAAAGCCTCCGCAAACGCTATCAGGAATAG